Proteins encoded within one genomic window of uncultured Draconibacterium sp.:
- a CDS encoding glycosyl hydrolase produces the protein MLKKTLAGFLTIASLLFVQCEQDSGLQNQNVNLEEEFINPPNEAQPRVWWHWMNGNVTKDGIQKDLEWMHRNGIGGFQNFDAGMTTPKIVDERLVYMTPAWKDAFRFTTELADSLGLEMAIAGSPGWSESGGPWVKPEEAMKKVVWSELRVEGGQSFNGKLPHPPTTSGTFQNLGAEGALGAMDSEHQLPEYYQDISVIAYPLPDDDLSMEELQPKITSSSGNFNLAQLTDGDLVSSSELPYKKPGEYSWIQFEFNEPTTIQSITIVTGGGGRGFNFGGGGPASQNLEVSNDSVNFEKVIDVRGGRTAQKTLAFAPVTGKYFRVNIITPQPSRGGGIMAMMGLGGGNQPAPTGTAVMELVLNTGARINRFEDKAGFATATDLEEVPTPEVPNPVLAENIIDLTDQIAEDGTLDWDVPEGKWNIIRMGFSLTGRENHPASPEATGFEVDKLNAQYVRNYFTNYLDQYKDATGGLMGEQGLKYIITDSWEAGTQNWTDNMLAEFKTRRGYDLFPWLPALTGKVIESAQSTDKFLWDYRRTLEELVAEYHYDLSTELLAERGMGRYSESHEGGRALIADGMEVKRTAAVPMSATWTPGGFGGPGPDVAIRHKADVRESASVSHIYGQKYVAAESLTAIGTAWAWSPRLLKPVADAELASGLNRFVIHTSVHQPVDDRIPGLGLGPFGQWFTRHETWAEQAIAWTTYLARSSYMLQQGNFVADVAYMYGESHNITELFGGQLPQVPAGYEYDFINADALLHTLKVEDEKITSPGGAAYKLLVLDKSTAQMTLPVLQRIKEIATAGAVVCGPKPISTPSLSDDAAQFSALANELWPIENGVNTIGKGKIYNGYPINEVLEKEQIATDFSYTKPEENTELLYVHRQLGDIDFYWVNNRGNREEVVEATFRVEGKEAEIWQPETGMIKKASYSISDGSTTVPLQLAPNDAVFVVFRNKTQNDSYTVPEVIETKLADITGPWEVSFESKVGEPFNATFETLSAWNENADDNIKYFSGTGTYTKTINVPSEWLNEGGNICIDLGEVENLAEVSVNGKPVGIAWKKPFRLEIGSALQEGANEIQIKVVNLWVNRLIGDAQPDVTEKLTYTTMPFYQANSPLKTSGLLGPVVVMNSK, from the coding sequence ATGCTTAAAAAAACTTTGGCAGGATTTCTGACAATTGCGTCTTTACTATTCGTTCAGTGCGAACAAGATTCAGGCCTGCAAAACCAAAACGTAAACCTTGAAGAAGAATTTATAAACCCTCCTAACGAAGCTCAACCCCGTGTTTGGTGGCATTGGATGAATGGAAATGTTACCAAAGACGGAATACAAAAAGATCTGGAATGGATGCACCGAAATGGCATTGGTGGTTTCCAAAACTTTGATGCAGGCATGACAACCCCAAAAATTGTCGACGAACGCTTAGTTTATATGACTCCTGCATGGAAAGATGCTTTCCGTTTTACCACCGAACTGGCCGATTCGCTGGGTCTTGAAATGGCCATTGCCGGTTCGCCAGGATGGAGCGAAAGTGGCGGCCCGTGGGTAAAACCCGAAGAAGCCATGAAAAAAGTGGTGTGGAGCGAACTCCGTGTCGAAGGCGGACAATCGTTCAATGGCAAACTACCTCATCCTCCAACAACTTCAGGAACATTCCAGAATTTAGGAGCTGAAGGAGCATTGGGTGCAATGGATAGCGAACATCAATTGCCCGAATATTACCAGGATATTTCTGTGATTGCCTATCCACTTCCCGATGATGATTTGTCGATGGAAGAATTGCAGCCAAAAATTACTTCCAGCAGTGGAAACTTCAACTTAGCTCAGTTGACTGATGGCGACTTGGTAAGCTCAAGCGAACTCCCTTACAAAAAGCCGGGAGAATACTCCTGGATTCAATTTGAATTTAACGAACCAACAACCATACAATCAATTACCATTGTAACCGGTGGCGGCGGACGTGGATTTAACTTTGGAGGTGGTGGACCGGCCAGCCAAAATCTGGAAGTAAGCAACGACAGTGTTAATTTCGAAAAAGTTATTGATGTAAGAGGCGGAAGAACCGCACAAAAAACACTGGCTTTTGCTCCCGTAACCGGAAAGTATTTTCGTGTAAACATTATCACTCCACAACCATCAAGAGGCGGAGGTATAATGGCCATGATGGGATTGGGCGGCGGAAATCAACCAGCTCCTACAGGCACTGCTGTAATGGAATTAGTATTGAATACCGGTGCACGTATTAACCGTTTCGAGGACAAGGCAGGATTTGCCACTGCTACCGATCTGGAAGAAGTTCCAACACCGGAAGTTCCAAATCCTGTTTTAGCAGAAAATATTATCGACCTTACCGATCAAATTGCAGAAGACGGCACCTTAGACTGGGATGTTCCCGAGGGAAAATGGAACATTATCCGAATGGGATTTTCACTGACCGGCCGCGAAAATCACCCGGCTTCACCCGAAGCAACCGGTTTTGAGGTGGACAAACTGAATGCTCAGTATGTAAGAAATTATTTCACCAACTATCTCGATCAGTATAAAGATGCCACTGGCGGGTTAATGGGAGAACAAGGACTAAAATACATCATAACCGACAGCTGGGAAGCCGGCACGCAAAACTGGACCGACAACATGTTGGCCGAATTTAAAACCCGTCGCGGTTACGATCTTTTCCCCTGGCTGCCTGCCCTTACCGGAAAAGTAATTGAAAGTGCTCAGTCCACTGATAAGTTTCTTTGGGATTACAGAAGAACTCTGGAAGAACTGGTAGCGGAATATCACTACGATTTATCGACAGAATTGCTTGCCGAACGCGGAATGGGCCGCTACTCCGAATCGCACGAAGGAGGCCGCGCGTTAATTGCCGACGGTATGGAAGTTAAACGCACAGCAGCAGTTCCTATGAGCGCCACCTGGACACCGGGCGGTTTTGGTGGGCCGGGGCCGGATGTTGCAATTCGGCATAAAGCAGATGTTCGCGAATCGGCATCGGTTTCTCATATTTATGGTCAAAAATATGTGGCTGCCGAATCGCTAACCGCAATTGGAACAGCATGGGCATGGTCGCCACGTTTATTAAAACCTGTGGCCGATGCCGAGCTGGCCAGCGGCCTGAATCGTTTTGTCATTCACACTTCGGTACATCAACCGGTTGACGACAGAATACCCGGGCTGGGACTGGGGCCATTCGGTCAATGGTTTACCCGCCACGAAACATGGGCTGAACAAGCCATTGCCTGGACAACTTACCTGGCACGAAGCTCGTACATGTTGCAGCAGGGTAATTTTGTTGCCGACGTTGCCTATATGTACGGCGAAAGCCACAACATTACAGAACTGTTTGGCGGGCAATTGCCACAGGTTCCGGCAGGTTACGAATACGACTTTATAAATGCCGACGCATTGTTGCACACCTTAAAAGTAGAGGATGAAAAAATAACTTCGCCAGGAGGTGCAGCCTACAAATTGCTGGTGCTTGACAAAAGTACGGCACAAATGACACTTCCTGTTTTACAGCGGATTAAAGAAATAGCAACAGCCGGAGCAGTAGTCTGCGGACCAAAACCAATTAGTACACCAAGTTTATCAGACGATGCTGCACAGTTCAGTGCACTGGCCAACGAACTCTGGCCCATTGAAAACGGGGTGAACACCATTGGAAAAGGTAAAATTTATAACGGATATCCGATTAACGAGGTGTTGGAAAAAGAACAGATAGCTACAGACTTTTCTTACACCAAACCGGAAGAAAATACCGAGTTGTTGTATGTGCACCGACAGTTGGGCGATATAGATTTTTACTGGGTAAACAACCGCGGCAACCGTGAAGAAGTAGTAGAGGCAACATTCAGAGTTGAAGGAAAAGAAGCCGAAATATGGCAGCCGGAAACCGGAATGATTAAAAAAGCTTCTTACTCCATTTCTGATGGCAGTACAACGGTTCCGTTGCAACTTGCACCCAACGATGCTGTTTTTGTGGTTTTCCGTAATAAAACACAAAACGACTCGTATACTGTTCCTGAAGTCATCGAAACAAAACTGGCTGACATTACAGGTCCATGGGAAGTAAGTTTCGAATCAAAAGTTGGCGAGCCATTCAACGCTACTTTTGAAACACTTTCGGCCTGGAATGAAAACGCCGACGACAACATTAAATATTTTTCCGGAACAGGTACTTACACCAAAACCATAAATGTTCCTTCCGAATGGCTGAATGAAGGCGGAAACATTTGTATTGATCTGGGTGAAGTAGAAAATCTGGCCGAAGTGAGTGTAAACGGCAAACCGGTTGGTATCGCTTGGAAAAAACCTTTCCGTTTGGAAATTGGCTCAGCACTGCAGGAAGGTGCCAACGAAATACAAATTAAAGTGGTTAACCTGTGGGTAAACCGCCTGATTGGGGACGCCCAGCCAGATGTTACAGAAAAACTGACTTACACAACAATGCCATTTTACCAGGCAAATTCACCACTAAAAACTTCCGGATTACTTGGACCGGTAGTAGTAATGAATTCAAAATAA
- a CDS encoding RagB/SusD family nutrient uptake outer membrane protein has translation MKNFKYLIIGLFAISSFLPACENDEDFLTEDPKTIYTPESAFEKSSQVDAQLVTAYRKAFNIYGGYRMFWTGASTQQLLHGQGADFFDNVYTGAAAPTANAFSNYSRWSSDFAMFNNLWVDMYQLISYANLAISGAELVEWSNAEDKDFAVGQARFFRGYGYLRLAECFGGVPIVQEVSESLKLDYTRDSRQAVYEFAIADLEAAEALLPQYPSQDGRLAKGAANHFIAEAYLALGVETGDAANYDKAIAAATKTIDAHPLMTQRFGSRANPSDMSTNNGVPAYREDGNVFFDMFQIGNYDYSAGNTEAVWTLEAATFEEAQANGLIGGWPGANPYYGLTAFVGPVFRNMVWRSDLAEEGAAACPFAGNVDQSKFPGGSTSAYLGGFSTGGTAETDYVSKKVWAGDYADDMRNLPINLTREFLCLDQDHSLYLQPVTEDMITVPEMMTPMRSKIKMDDWGWHSSEIPMHINQYGRDWYAVRSAETLLLRAEAYYRKGSTGMAADDINEIRNRAEASKLVSAGEVDIYLILDERARELCYEEHRFPTLLRMGSSSGSNEVLVTQLTNHSRFMGDIPYYTGSIDWTLFPIPQTVINANTEGGLDQNPGW, from the coding sequence ATGAAAAACTTTAAGTATTTAATTATAGGCTTATTTGCCATATCATCATTTTTACCAGCTTGTGAGAATGATGAGGATTTTCTTACCGAAGATCCAAAAACGATTTATACTCCTGAATCTGCTTTTGAAAAAAGCAGCCAGGTAGATGCCCAGCTGGTTACCGCCTACCGCAAGGCTTTTAACATATATGGTGGTTATCGAATGTTCTGGACAGGAGCTTCTACACAACAATTGTTACACGGACAAGGTGCCGATTTTTTCGACAATGTATACACAGGTGCAGCGGCGCCAACAGCAAATGCGTTTTCAAATTATTCTCGCTGGTCGTCTGACTTTGCTATGTTCAACAACCTTTGGGTTGATATGTACCAGCTAATCAGTTATGCCAACCTTGCAATTTCAGGAGCTGAACTGGTTGAGTGGTCAAATGCAGAAGATAAAGATTTTGCAGTTGGACAAGCCCGATTCTTCCGTGGTTATGGCTACTTGCGTTTGGCTGAATGTTTTGGCGGCGTGCCAATTGTTCAGGAAGTTAGCGAGTCGCTTAAGTTAGATTATACACGCGATTCTCGTCAGGCTGTTTATGAATTTGCAATTGCTGATCTGGAAGCTGCAGAAGCACTTCTTCCACAGTATCCATCACAAGATGGACGTTTGGCCAAAGGAGCTGCGAACCATTTTATCGCCGAAGCTTATTTAGCACTTGGCGTGGAGACAGGCGATGCCGCAAATTACGATAAAGCAATTGCTGCTGCAACAAAAACAATTGATGCTCATCCACTTATGACTCAACGTTTTGGATCGCGTGCAAATCCATCTGATATGTCTACTAACAATGGAGTTCCGGCATACCGGGAAGATGGTAATGTTTTCTTCGATATGTTCCAAATAGGAAACTACGACTATAGCGCCGGAAATACCGAAGCCGTTTGGACTTTAGAGGCAGCAACTTTTGAAGAAGCCCAGGCAAACGGACTTATCGGCGGTTGGCCGGGAGCTAACCCATATTATGGTTTAACAGCCTTTGTTGGTCCAGTATTCAGGAATATGGTTTGGCGTTCAGATTTAGCCGAAGAAGGTGCTGCAGCGTGCCCATTTGCCGGAAATGTTGATCAAAGCAAATTCCCGGGAGGATCTACATCTGCTTACTTAGGTGGATTTTCTACTGGTGGTACAGCCGAAACAGACTATGTTTCGAAAAAAGTTTGGGCCGGCGATTATGCAGATGATATGCGTAATCTTCCGATAAACCTTACCAGAGAGTTTTTATGCCTCGACCAGGATCACAGCTTGTATTTGCAGCCTGTTACTGAAGATATGATCACTGTTCCTGAAATGATGACTCCAATGCGTTCGAAAATTAAAATGGATGATTGGGGATGGCATTCTTCAGAAATTCCAATGCACATCAACCAGTATGGTAGAGATTGGTATGCAGTTCGCTCTGCAGAAACTTTATTGCTGCGTGCTGAGGCTTATTACAGAAAAGGAAGCACTGGTATGGCTGCCGACGATATCAACGAAATTCGTAACCGTGCTGAGGCATCCAAGCTTGTTTCTGCAGGCGAAGTAGATATCTATCTGATTCTTGATGAACGTGCCCGCGAGTTGTGCTATGAAGAGCATCGTTTCCCAACCTTGCTTCGTATGGGCAGCAGTTCTGGTTCAAACGAAGTGTTGGTTACTCAACTTACAAATCATTCACGTTTTATGGGTGATATCCCTTATTACACCGGATCTATCGATTGGACACTTTTCCCAATTCCTCAAACTGTTATAAATGCAAATACAGAAGGAGGACTCGATCAGAATCCAGGATGGTAA
- a CDS encoding SusC/RagA family TonB-linked outer membrane protein: MRLTIILLFGIIFAANASDSYAQAKRMNVQLQNSTITAAFDYIEQNSEFIFLYKDEDVRSSDRVNISLENADIETILGELLQGSDLTYNIYDRQVIIRKTDDAVLDGVQDQKNITGVVTDDQGLPLPGVTVVVEGTTIGTITNPDGSFTLTIPDDAKQLHFSFVGMKTQIIPIEGKTNFMIAFEADAIGLEEIVAIGYGVTKRKNFTGSVTQVDMENSPIMNKATTDAFSLLDGITTGINFSKSGEAGAETELLVRGQKSINEDDPNDPDAFNSSAPLLVVDGIIFSGSMNDIDPSTVENIQVLKDATSLAAYGSKAANGVIMITRKKGIKGKPRISVNTSLGISNPNYTPDMRGPEGYIELMNARTASTTWMSALEQANIDANTPTKYYDMITRTGIQQNYSVNVSGGGEAMDYFIGSSYLDNKNFVVGDQYKRATFTARINTTINDYLSVSASFDQTFNNNDGIRPNYGAAVTLSPWTEPTLSDGRYRLYVDGREETTQHPLWDTKVGRDDEDRRNATIIGGTVDFKIPGIQGLSYKLTGSYTSNTRLEREFTYETNFVNLALGEAGYTPEAQAAYLDRANGSISEEKTTSWVIDNILTYTNQFDDHFINATLVYTRDSRKMDSFGMTGTDYTGIGNTKLGFYGLSNAVTQEIEEIGYELHNDVGYLARASYSFKDTYHLNASFRRDGSSVFGADKKWGNFPAVGVAWTMSNEPFLKSSTLINNLKLKASWGKNGNQTLRPYGTLSTMNVGRGGGIGYWFDDQILWGQSLETLGNTELAWETTTSYNIGTEIDMFNRIHFELDGYKSSTTDQIFNRTIPVMGAGITEQMATMGKVNNWGIEAVLNTTNIESGDFRWTSGLTFSLNRNKLVELYGGDEEDDINAELFIGESLNAIYGYEWIGIVQEDDTEYMAANGGEPGDAMYANLDGSEDGVIGVTDRKILGFGMENFRMSLSNTLTYKNFQLYALFNGIFSGGDYGYAENNIAYLSSDGFQYHNMLNHPWWTPENPSETYPRVNFTDARYTALQKYTFIRLQELNLSYTFDRDLLKKFHFSSLKVFVSGSNLFFIAPDWEYSDPEIRDFNAAQLPRTFTLGINFTL, translated from the coding sequence ATGCGTCTAACTATCATCTTACTATTCGGAATCATTTTTGCGGCAAACGCCAGTGATTCTTACGCTCAAGCTAAACGAATGAACGTACAGTTGCAAAACAGTACTATTACTGCTGCTTTCGACTACATTGAGCAGAACAGCGAATTCATCTTTTTATACAAAGACGAAGATGTAAGGTCGAGCGACCGCGTTAACATTTCGCTGGAAAATGCTGATATTGAAACTATTCTTGGAGAGTTGCTTCAAGGTAGTGACTTAACTTACAACATTTACGACAGACAAGTTATTATTCGTAAAACCGACGATGCTGTTCTCGATGGAGTGCAGGATCAGAAAAACATTACCGGAGTTGTTACCGACGATCAGGGACTTCCGTTACCTGGTGTTACTGTTGTTGTTGAAGGTACAACTATTGGTACCATCACCAATCCCGATGGTTCGTTTACATTAACCATTCCGGATGATGCCAAACAGTTGCATTTCTCATTTGTGGGAATGAAAACCCAAATTATTCCTATTGAAGGAAAAACAAATTTTATGATTGCTTTTGAAGCTGATGCCATTGGACTGGAAGAGATTGTAGCCATTGGTTACGGGGTAACAAAACGTAAAAACTTTACAGGTTCTGTTACCCAAGTTGATATGGAAAATTCACCAATTATGAATAAAGCTACTACAGATGCTTTTTCATTACTCGATGGTATTACAACCGGTATTAACTTTTCAAAATCAGGTGAAGCCGGTGCAGAAACAGAGCTGTTGGTTCGTGGACAAAAATCAATCAATGAAGATGATCCAAATGATCCGGATGCCTTCAATAGTTCAGCACCATTATTGGTAGTTGATGGTATAATCTTCTCCGGCAGTATGAATGACATCGATCCTTCAACAGTAGAAAACATCCAGGTATTAAAAGATGCTACATCTTTGGCTGCCTACGGATCGAAAGCTGCAAACGGAGTTATCATGATTACCCGCAAAAAAGGTATTAAAGGAAAACCACGTATCTCTGTTAACACATCGCTTGGAATTTCAAATCCAAACTACACTCCTGATATGCGCGGACCGGAAGGTTATATTGAATTAATGAATGCACGTACCGCATCAACAACCTGGATGTCAGCATTGGAACAGGCAAATATCGATGCCAATACGCCTACCAAGTACTACGATATGATTACGCGCACCGGTATTCAGCAGAATTATTCGGTAAATGTTTCTGGTGGTGGCGAAGCAATGGATTATTTCATTGGTTCTTCGTACTTGGATAATAAAAACTTTGTTGTTGGCGACCAGTATAAAAGGGCCACTTTTACAGCAAGAATTAATACAACAATTAACGATTATCTTTCTGTAAGTGCCAGTTTCGACCAAACGTTTAACAATAATGATGGAATACGACCGAACTATGGTGCTGCGGTAACATTGTCGCCTTGGACAGAACCGACCTTGTCTGATGGAAGATATAGGTTATATGTTGATGGACGCGAAGAAACAACACAGCACCCATTGTGGGACACTAAGGTAGGCAGAGACGATGAAGATCGCAGAAATGCTACAATAATTGGAGGAACAGTTGATTTTAAAATCCCTGGTATTCAAGGATTAAGTTATAAATTAACCGGATCGTATACCTCCAATACAAGATTAGAACGTGAGTTTACTTACGAAACTAACTTTGTAAATTTAGCTCTTGGCGAAGCAGGATACACTCCTGAAGCACAAGCTGCTTACCTTGACAGAGCCAATGGATCGATTTCGGAAGAAAAAACAACTTCATGGGTAATTGATAATATTCTTACTTATACCAATCAATTCGACGACCACTTTATTAATGCCACATTAGTGTATACCCGTGATTCCAGAAAAATGGATTCGTTTGGAATGACAGGTACTGATTACACAGGTATAGGAAACACTAAACTAGGATTCTACGGATTATCGAATGCTGTTACACAAGAGATTGAGGAAATTGGTTACGAGTTACATAACGATGTTGGTTATCTGGCACGTGCAAGTTATTCGTTCAAAGACACCTATCACCTTAACGCATCTTTCCGCCGTGATGGCAGTTCGGTATTCGGAGCCGACAAAAAATGGGGTAATTTCCCTGCCGTTGGTGTAGCCTGGACCATGTCGAACGAACCGTTTTTAAAATCAAGCACTTTAATCAATAATTTAAAACTTAAAGCATCGTGGGGTAAAAATGGTAACCAAACTTTACGTCCTTACGGAACACTATCTACAATGAATGTTGGTAGAGGTGGCGGAATTGGTTATTGGTTCGATGATCAGATTTTATGGGGACAAAGCCTGGAAACACTGGGTAACACCGAACTGGCATGGGAAACCACTACTTCTTATAATATTGGTACAGAAATCGATATGTTCAATCGCATTCATTTTGAACTTGATGGATATAAGTCTTCTACTACAGACCAGATTTTTAACAGAACAATCCCGGTTATGGGAGCTGGTATTACAGAGCAAATGGCCACAATGGGAAAAGTTAATAACTGGGGTATTGAAGCAGTTTTAAACACTACAAATATTGAATCGGGCGACTTCCGTTGGACTTCAGGTTTAACATTCTCACTTAACCGTAATAAATTGGTTGAGCTATATGGTGGCGATGAAGAAGACGATATAAACGCAGAATTATTCATCGGCGAATCATTAAATGCCATCTACGGTTATGAATGGATAGGTATTGTTCAGGAAGATGACACAGAATATATGGCCGCAAACGGTGGTGAGCCAGGCGATGCAATGTATGCAAATCTTGATGGAAGTGAAGATGGCGTAATTGGTGTAACCGACAGAAAGATTCTTGGTTTCGGTATGGAAAATTTCAGAATGAGTTTAAGTAACACTTTAACTTATAAAAACTTTCAACTTTATGCCTTGTTTAACGGAATATTTAGTGGTGGAGATTATGGTTATGCCGAAAATAATATTGCATACCTTAGTTCTGATGGTTTCCAATATCATAACATGCTAAACCACCCTTGGTGGACACCGGAAAATCCAAGCGAAACTTATCCTCGTGTTAACTTTACCGACGCACGATATACCGCATTGCAGAAATACACTTTTATAAGACTTCAAGAGTTAAATTTATCCTATACCTTTGACAGAGACCTGCTTAAGAAATTTCATTTCTCTAGCCTTAAAGTCTTTGTATCGGGTTCAAACTTATTCTTTATTGCACCCGATTGGGAATACAGTGATCCTGAAATCAGAGATTTCAATGCAGCACAATTGCCAAGAACATTTACTCTAGGTATTAACTTTACACTCTAA
- a CDS encoding FecR domain-containing protein, protein MNLYHQLIENPLFFKWIYHNSPEINDYWEHFLSEHPDDANVIREFKAGFEQHLQYDDHQLSAKEKKDLAIRILKEIEQVDHKKKYRKTIRLTMRYAATAILFLMVGSAVTWYFLEDTISSRYTSFPAPQTLNIQEPTLIIDEQQEVALNKGKSELEYSNEGKIIIDKQQVIEDDVTDEVKMNTLVIPYGNHSTITLSDGTKVWLNAGSRLIYPSRFTDKTREVMLIGEAFFDVSKMEEKPFTVKTPDIEVHVLGTKFNVSAYPDENVAHTVLTEGSVEISHKSQGVFDRNIVLKPGQLAAYNKQNSSTNIYDVETEYFTSWKEGYLTFTNSDLNRVVKKLERYYNIHMKYDNPLDGSLRISGKLDISKDRNVVFEYMNSLTGLNFEKINERNYLIK, encoded by the coding sequence ATGAACTTATATCATCAATTGATAGAGAATCCTCTGTTCTTTAAGTGGATATATCATAACTCTCCTGAAATCAATGATTACTGGGAACATTTTTTAAGTGAACATCCTGATGATGCTAACGTTATCCGTGAATTTAAAGCCGGATTTGAGCAACATCTTCAATACGACGACCATCAACTATCTGCAAAAGAAAAGAAGGATCTGGCCATTAGAATTCTAAAAGAAATAGAACAGGTCGATCATAAAAAAAAGTACCGGAAAACCATTCGCTTAACCATGCGTTATGCCGCCACTGCCATTTTGTTCTTAATGGTGGGAAGCGCTGTTACCTGGTATTTTCTTGAGGATACCATTTCTAGTCGATACACGAGTTTCCCTGCTCCACAAACTCTGAATATTCAGGAACCGACCCTCATCATCGATGAGCAACAAGAAGTTGCCTTAAATAAAGGGAAATCGGAACTGGAATACTCTAATGAAGGAAAAATTATTATCGACAAACAGCAGGTTATTGAAGACGATGTTACCGACGAGGTAAAAATGAATACCTTGGTAATTCCCTATGGCAACCATTCAACAATTACCTTATCCGATGGCACCAAAGTATGGTTAAATGCCGGAAGCCGATTGATCTACCCTTCGCGTTTTACCGATAAAACCCGCGAAGTAATGCTAATTGGAGAAGCTTTTTTCGATGTAAGCAAAATGGAAGAAAAACCATTTACGGTTAAAACTCCCGACATAGAAGTACATGTTCTTGGAACAAAGTTTAACGTATCGGCTTACCCCGATGAAAATGTTGCACACACAGTACTAACCGAAGGCAGCGTTGAAATAAGCCACAAAAGTCAGGGTGTTTTCGATCGCAACATTGTGCTAAAACCCGGACAGTTGGCAGCCTATAACAAGCAAAATTCATCGACTAACATTTACGACGTAGAAACCGAATATTTTACCAGTTGGAAAGAAGGTTACCTAACCTTCACCAACAGCGACCTCAATCGTGTGGTAAAAAAACTGGAGCGCTATTATAACATCCACATGAAATATGATAATCCGCTTGACGGATCGCTTCGGATTTCGGGGAAACTCGATATTTCGAAAGATAGAAATGTGGTATTTGAGTACATGAATTCTTTAACCGGCTTAAACTTCGAAAAAATCAATGAAAGAAATTACCTAATAAAATAA
- a CDS encoding sigma-70 family RNA polymerase sigma factor, giving the protein MNKKIDAEYWQLVWNKFKSGDQSAFKTIYYEFSDSLFSYGARFTSDRELLKDAIQDLFINVYTYGSNLKKPELLEFYLFKTLKRIIIRKLSEKQKYSSIQEIPSIFNLIFSIEEESFSEEDDEAIQLLQQEVSELKPSKRELLFLKFNSNLSYVEIGKLLDLKPDTVKKQVYRILKQLRRKIGAEIAAFLLICSKT; this is encoded by the coding sequence TTGAACAAAAAAATTGATGCAGAATACTGGCAGCTGGTATGGAATAAATTTAAAAGCGGAGACCAATCTGCTTTTAAAACCATATACTACGAATTTAGTGATTCACTGTTCTCGTATGGCGCCCGTTTCACTTCCGACCGTGAGCTTCTTAAAGATGCAATTCAGGATCTTTTCATTAACGTTTATACCTATGGTTCAAATTTAAAGAAGCCGGAACTCCTTGAATTTTATCTTTTCAAAACGCTCAAGCGAATCATTATAAGAAAGTTGTCGGAGAAACAGAAATATTCTTCCATACAGGAAATTCCGTCTATTTTTAACCTTATATTTTCTATCGAAGAAGAAAGTTTCAGCGAAGAAGATGATGAAGCCATTCAGTTATTGCAACAGGAAGTTTCGGAGTTAAAACCATCAAAACGCGAACTGCTGTTTTTAAAATTCAACAGCAATTTAAGCTATGTTGAAATTGGTAAACTTTTGGACCTAAAACCCGACACGGTAAAAAAACAAGTGTACCGAATTTTAAAACAATTACGTCGAAAGATTGGTGCCGAAATCGCAGCCTTTTTGTTGATATGTTCTAAAACATAG